The sequence below is a genomic window from Paramisgurnus dabryanus chromosome 4, PD_genome_1.1, whole genome shotgun sequence.
AAAGCTAACATGATTGCATGAAGCTGTAGAGGAACCTAATTGGaaaaatcaaacatttattAAGAGACAAAATGTGTCTGATAAATATGTCAACAATAAGAGAGGTTATGATTCGAACCTCTGGTTTACTGAAGTCTGGAGTGAGGAGCTGAGGGTCGGATAACTGCTGTTCCATGGTCTCCTGCACAGACAATAGAcagattaaatatttttgcattGTGCTTTACGACTATCAAACAGATCAACTGAAGGGACCAGAGCTGTTGACATACAAAGCTGATTGTTTTGGGGGTCTTAACCAGGCGAAGGATTCCTCCGTGTGTATACGGCTGGAATGATGAGGTATCTCCGATTGCAAAACTATAGGGGGAAAGAACTGAACATACAGACACAGTTAGATGTATTACCAAAATATGCAATAAAAAGTTAAGTGGCAGTGTACTTAAAATCAAATACAAGTATATTCATAGACTTTCCAGTCTGTGGATAAAGTAAATGACAAATGTGTGTAGAGATTGTATGTGTACCTGTAACTTGGTGTGTGGTACCGTTGAGTTCAGTCATGCCATTAATCTCCTTGAAACACACACTCTGTCCTGTCTGGAGACCATGTGTTCGGCTGTCCATACACATAACCACCCCAGACGTTTCCTGCGATTGATTAAAGAAAATGTGATTTTTACTTACTTCATCACTGAGCATCAAAGGAATAATGTGACAAGATCAAATCAAAAGCAAGAAGATTCAAGAAGGTGCTGACTACCTGAGTGATGCTCTGGATGAAGAGTTCTTTCGGTTCCTCTCCCGTAGGATCAGACACCTCAAACGTGTCCCCGAAATCACAGAACACTCGCGAGGAGATCCCGAACACATCAGAGCCAATGAACTGCACCGAAATATCAAGACATCACACATTGCTTTCATATAAAGAATGCTACATACAAGTATGTTTGGGAATATCTGTACCTTGATAGGAGGCTGCTGAGCATGGCAGAAATTATTGATCTGTTTCTGTAAGTTCAGCCTCGTTTCGGTTAGCACTACACACTAAAGAAATAAGCACACACACGTCACATACAATACAACGTAAAGATTCATCTTATAAGACAGAATGCAGTGGTTAAGATAAATCCGAATAGTGCAAGATGTTTGACAcaggttaaaaaaataaacttttttgtttttctcagTGTAGACCAACCTGGTATCTCTTCAGGAAGCTGAGATCAGTGCTTTCATCCAGGACATCTGTGGACACACTGACCTGAACATATGGGTTTAACTCGGCCACTCGAGAATGAACAGCTTCCACCCTGAGGGGAAATTGATGTTGATTAAATTAGGAAAACTAGGCACAACTGACTTCTTTGAATAAATGCTATGCTATAAAGAATGATAAATAAATCAGAATAATATTGACTTATACATTGATgtaatgtatactcaatgagcactgctatttattttaaaggggacatatcacaagacgtttttaagatgcaaataaatctttggtgtctccagagtacatatttgaagtttaagctcaaaataccgtatagataatttattatagcatgttaaaattgccaatttgtaggtatgagcaaaaatgtgccattgcaaatgagctgatctctgaacTAAaaggcagtgtcgtggttggatagtgcagattaaggggcggttttatccccttctgacatcacatggggagccaaatttcaatgacctattttttcacatgcttgcagagaatgctttaccaaaactaagttactgggttgatattttccacattttctaggttgatagaggCACCGGGAATTTATAGCACTTAACATTATATTTCaatatatgtcccctttaaaatgtaaaccttCACGATTAGATTTTAGATGTCCTTAAGTTGAACCCTGCAAAAaatgttgtcttgttttcagggtaaatataaaaattcttaaattaagatgctttatcttgattagcaaaatgacttaagaaaataagtctaggttttagacaaaaactatacaatttaagtgaaaatactaagtaagaaagtcattttttgcagtgaatgtGTCAGTGTACACAAAAGTTAACGGTAACGCACCTTTTTTTCTGGCTATGCACATCCTCCTCTCTGATAAAAAAGTTGGTACCCAGATCCCAAACTTCACACTGCTTACAGTCATGCAGGGTGACTGcctacaaacacacatgcaagtATTAGAACACAGTGTCACAAGAAAAATGCAATGCCAGAAAAcacataaaattacatttgaAAATTGCATACAGAAAAATGTACATGCATAAAAAGAATCTAGACATTTATCTCACCTTCACTCCAgccaaaacaatattttttgctGCAAAATATGAAATTTTGTGGCATTAGTGGTACAGAATGACATTCTTGTCTGACAAAATTACAAATAAGTGAATGTATAGATGGCAACTTAgcaccttattttatttttggaaaTCAATGATCCGACATTTTCACCTAATAATATTTTTGTCTGAGTTTGAAAGGATTATTATGCCATTTCACTATTACATTTATACAGTAGTTCTTTCAATATATAATGTGTAATAACTACAGGTGCTTAGCACTGTTTTATAGTGTTTTAacaatatttgtatttaatttgtaAATTGCACATTGTGTTAATTTGTAAATTTTGCAGCTGTGCTaagtttgtatttatttgtgtacATGTTATATCTATAGTGTTTAAACCACCAATCTATCTAAGTATCTATCTATTAAACCAAAATATATAAAGGGGTCTGAAGTGGTATAGGGAAACACCCACCTATTTCGACTCCAAGAGCTCCCATTCCACTAAGAAATACAGCAGACTGGGCCATCTGCTGCATAGCGCTGTCTCCCAGTACATACCGCTGCCGactatatacacacacacaaaccatttAGGAGCAGGGAAATTTTCCATCAAAAGGAACCTTATTCTGGATATGAAATTAAGCTAAGATTGTCTCAGTTTAATTCACATTCAGCTTGATTCCTGTGTTTATGGTTTAGTCGTACCTGTACAGAGAATCATCTATCTCCATGGAGTCGGCCATAGTGGGAGGGGGAGTGTCCAGATGTTCCTCTGTAAGCTTCTGCAGGACAGATCAATGACATATTTAATGTGGGATAACAGAGAACCCCAAAAAAAACAAGCTGAGCATCTGTGCATCGTTAAACATGAAATTGAGAAATCTGAATCTGCTGATGTCCTGATTTCAAAGATCTAACGATTGTCCATTTCACCTGTCAGGGCGTTTCAACACAAAGCATCTTACAACTGTACACTAGTCACTAGATCAATCTGATCGGGTTATAAACAGCTTAGACATGGGATCGCAGTCATTTTCCAGTTTGGTAACCACATACAAATGACTGACAACCAATTCAGCCTCCAGTGCCATAACAGTTTTCTGTTTTATGTGTGaagattaaaattagaaattctGACACACATCTATATTTTCTTCAATGTCTTCTACATTTAGCATGCAGGCTTTGAACCATAAACAGAAGATGTATCGATCGTATCATCACAAAAACGCCTCGCCTCACAGACCTTTAAATGCGTTTTAAAACCATCAGATTGTCATATTGCTTACTCATATCAATGTATCATTAGCACACCGGCTAGCTGAGCTGTTCACAAAATTGTCCTATCtatttgaatataaaataataacacaaatcTAACGCCACGCTCTGCTTTGTGCACATTTCCGAATGTTTATGGCTTTTTGCTTTCTGTGAGTCGTGGTGTAAAGCACTGTTAAAAATACAGAATGAAAGCTGTGAATTAGCTACCTGTCAATGTGCGCGAGGATCGGAAGGCGGCACACTTCTTCTACTGCGCATGTGCGGATGGGTTTCATGTATGAAACTTTCtaccgccacctagtggatataCTGATAATACGCCACTACTGGTTTGACTGATGAGAATAAACTCTCACTActacaaccacaacaactgtcCGCTCTGGATGCATAAGTGGTGTCTTTCTTTGTTGCTGTTTTTGAAGAATGTATTTGTCCATTTGTTAAAATAACTTCAACTGAATTCAAATTTATTTCTACAGCACTTTCACAGTTTTGTCGCAGCTTTTAGTAAAGGCGTTTCACTGCGGTGGCCCATTGTACCCGTACGTTTCAGTACAAACACGTTTTAGTACAGAGGATACAAACATaaggaaaaaaagaaataaataagaaaaaataaataatagaaatcagaaataaaaaaaaatatttaatcaatataataagaatactaaaaataataataatacatttaactGGCAGTGTCATTGACTACACTTTAAACTTATAAATCAACTTAATACTGGTAAACATATTTCAGATATTTCTCCACATGTAATAGTATACAAAACACTTATGGTACATCACTACTGCGTAGTCATTGCCTGCATATTTAATTGTATGATTTTTAATGTGTATTAAATTTATAATTTGTACTCTGTGTATTTTTGGGTACATCTATTTTGTAAATTGTGCATTACATGTAGCCTACTGTGATTTGTCATTCATTGTACAGGCTTACTGTACAATCTGAAGCTGAACATGTAGCCTACATGTGACAATAAAAATGTGGAtgtcaaaaaaagtaaaaaaaaaaatctctgaTAGATAAATTACATCAAATTGTTGACTtcaaaggggacatatcatgaaaatctgacttttttatgtttaaatgctataattgggtccccaatgcttgaaaatgtgaaaaagatcaacccagtaacttggttttggtaaactaattctctgcaagcatgttaaaaaaatcagtaattgaaatttggctcccctactgatgtcaaaaggggataataccgccccttaaactgcactatccaaccacgacactgccatttagtgcagagatcagctcatttgcattttaaaggacacacccaaaacgacacatttttgctcacacctacaaggtgtcaattttaacatgctatattaaattatctatatggtattttgagcttaaacttcacatacatactcttgggacaccaaatattcatttgacatctttaaaaaagccttgtgaaatgtcccctttaagtccCCCCTTGTCGACAACAATTTCTGAAGCACCTATTAGGCTACCTATTAAAATTGTATGTGGCATTTCATAactacaaatatattttttgttataaaaaTAATCAAGTATTGGGAATATCtttgtttaaaaaagttttaactAATTTCATGGGTGTTTGTCTTATTTTGAATCATTTTAAATCATCTTGGGGCTCCTTTGGGCCCCTGCTGAGAAACACTGATAtgtctgaattgtattttagaTGTTATAAAATCAGAAATTGCTCTACAGCTTTACTATTTCACAAATACTGCTTTTAATAAATACTCTGTATACTTATTATAGCCATGACATTTTTTAACTCGATTAATTATTGACTAAAACAAAATCAATATCATTGATACTAGAAATTGAGACAGGCAACATTGCTTAGTGGCCAGTTAAAGTACTTTGGATagtaaagaaaacaaaaacaaaaccttTTGATCTTTTTTGCGTTGCGCATGTTGTCTGAAGAGTGACTGGCCACCCACTTGTTCCCTCCCCAAACTCAAAGTACCCTCTCACCACACAGCACCTGTAGTTCACGAACATCActgtattgtttgattttgttCATGATGTGGTTTAGTCGGATAGCGATCAGGAGACTGCAGAGGATTGGCGTTGAAATTGCTCCGTGCACCGCTGCCGGATTTCAGCGCGCGATGTCCACGTTACCGAGAGTTTATGTGACGCGTCAAATTCCGCCGGACGGCTTGGACATCCTCCGAAAATCTGGACAGTAGGTTTAAATTCCTCATCTACACAAGAAAACAAGTTTCTTACTGTTTCGtggaaattatatttaatttggtTTTATTGGTGTGATGTTACCTGGCGAATGGGAACTGATTAAATCCTACTAGAATATATAAGGCCCAAAACAAactacataaaataaatgtgtattaattttaatacaaatgATGGTACGTAATCGtatttgtaataaaaacaataagagTTTGTATTGATTTTACAACATGGTTTGCAATGACATTAAAGAGTAGTGTGCCACACGGTAGGCTATTGTTTGAATCCATTATAGGCAAAATGTGCAAGACACAAtaatgtaaagtgttaccccaCCAAGTACCTAATATGGAACATATATTTTGTAAACCAAATATTTGTTCTGCACGTGATAACCAGAACCTCTGCCCAGCTGAAGTCACTCAGAGAAGAAAAAGTTAATAACAAACTTTTGACCCACAGCGCATTGTATGACCATTAGGTTGAAGGCTAATCTAATACCCTAGTACATTATTTCAGACTCTGAAAGATGTTTCTTTAAGGTGTAGACAAAATGAAAATTAGaacagaataataatacatCACTAATTATAAAAATTTTTGCTTACCCAATCCCAGGGTGCAGTTTGAGATGTGGGACTCTGATGACCCTGTGCCCCGAAAGGAGCTGCTGAAAAAGGTCAAAGGTTGCGATGGGATACTGTGTGTACTCACAGAGAAGATCGATGCAGAACTACTGGACGCCGCCGGTCGGTTCACAGTGCACACAATGAACGTCACAGGATGAAAATTATACTTTGGTGACGTAGTTTAACGCAAATGTGTCAATATTGCAGGTCCAAATTTGAAAGTTCTCAGCACTATGTCAGTGGGTTTCGATCATCTTTCTTTGGGTGAGCTCAAGAAAAGGTCAGTTGTGCGAGTAAACTCTGAACAGGAATTCCCTAAAGTATTACTTGGTGGGATGAGTCTATGTGTTTTTCAGGCAAATCCGTGTGGGATATACTCCAGATGTCCTGACTGATGCTGTGGCTGAACTGACTGTTGCCCTGCTACTTACCACATCACGAAGACTCATCGAAGCCACCCATGAGGCTAAAACGTACTTTAACCAACCATTCACAATCACACCCCGCAAACACAATTTATAGGACTGATTCATTCTTATTTATACCGCGCATAAATTAGAATAAATATAtaagtgtgcatgtgtgtttaggGGTGGCTGGGGTACATGGAGAACTATGTGGCTGTGTGGCTATGAACTAGCAAACAGCACAGTTGGCATCCTGGGACTTGGGAGGATTGGTAAGGAATAGGGTGGCCCCCTGACTCTATATtttcaataatttatttaaaggataggccacccaaaaatgaaatcgATCCATTCAGGagacatactgtacagtactgtgcaaaagtcttaggccaccatgcttcCATTAGGTTTGTTGTTTTCAGaatgtgcttgtagcagctaggaggctgctcaggttgcaggaacagtacaatttgtccagttaaaagttgtcctatcactgaaataattttagagacattatttaaaggtaaaaaaactacatagtgttgctttaataaaaagagtgaaaaataaatatggatggacattaaaactttgctaaaacaccaaagctggtgatggtggcctaagacttttgcacattaCTGTACATGTAAAGTTGTTTGAAGGATTttaattttgagttaattttgTATAATTGTTGTCAGTCATTTGTCAGTCAGGAATAGTTCACGCAAATATGAAAATTCGAGTCTCAAGATAtgcaagaaccaatgagattcaaCGTTATCGATGTGCCACCATATTTTAACTTATAGTGTTAATCTGTATATTTTCATTGAAATGCGATGTATTAAACCCTAAATAAGATcaaaatatttcttattttctctcacaaaaatattgtttcacttcagaagacatttattagCACACTGGAGTCATGGATGTACAGCATTGCTGCATCCGAAACCGCCTATAGTaagcgaaaagcagtaggcaaggccagtagtatgtccgaattcattgtatattaaaaaaaaggtacctggatgacctactacttccggcaaGATTCTGAAGTGTTCATTTTatggacactttactatccCGTGAGCCTCGTtcgggagaggagttatccaatcGAGAAGgagaaaaaacattgttttattaaaaaatgtcagAAAGCAGTACGCAGTacccttgtggttaaattgctCTTGTTTAACATCATTCCTCAATACTACATAGTACTGTTTTAATGGTCAATtaatctaattcagtacctactgtcacaCAGTATTCGATTTCGGATGAAgggcatgtttttttttaagcttcGCTATGTTGCCTTCCATATAAGAAGATAACATGatggcattttaatataaatgtatttgtttgtgcTCAACATAATGGTAAGTTAATGTGAGAGAATTGttatatttgggtgaactattcattTAACTGAGTTACAAGCAAGTTGTTAtatttaaaggtggggtgcctGATCTCTGAagtcaatgttgacatttgaaatcacctaaacaaacaagcccctaccccaatagaatctggaccttcttttgatagacccgccccacacatacgccacccaggcaacgatgttggctagtagacacgcccccttactgctgattggctacaagtgtgctTTGGTTCtcttccaaagtgttttttcaaaaatcatgcaccccgcctttaaagagGAGCAGCATTGTTTATAACTTAATATCTTTGATTCAAGTTCATTTTGAACTGTATTTGTGATGTTGGGTAGGTGTGGCCATCGCAGAGCGCCTGAAGCCATTTAAAGTAAAGAAGTTCATTTACACAGATGTGGTACCAAGACCTGAACTCGCAGATATGATACAAGCAGAATATGGTGAGATCTCACACACATACCTATAACTTTCACAGGTTATTCATTCTACAGTGTAAATCTATAATAATGTAGTACTTTGTGTGTTCAGTCTCCTTAGATGAGTTGGCGAAACAGTCAGATTTCCTGGCAGTGTGCTGTGCTTTGACTCCAGAGACTCAGGAGATCTGTAATAAGAATCTATTCGGTAAGATGAAGAAAAACGCCATCTTCATCAACACAAGCAGGTAACTATTTGTCCGAAACAGTGGCTCTTATCGATATATTCAGAGACTAAGAAAAGCCTTGATCTGATTGGGTTTTTATTGTTCAGAGGTGGTGTGGTTAATCAGGAAGATTTGTATAAAGCACTGTCCACCGGTCAGATCGCTGGAGCTGGGCTGGATGTCACCACACCTGAACCACTGCCAACAAACCATCCTCTTTTCACACTCAAAAACTGCGGTATGCATGCATGCACGCTCTTTTGTAaaggttttattaaatatttgacCCTGGccgtgaaatccaggctaaagtctcgaAGTATGAGATTAGCATCAGAGTTAGATCTCATTCTAGGATGGTTTACGTAGAAAagagtaaatcacaaaaatgactttagctgggttttcatagACTGGGTCATACACGTTTGTAATAAACCAATATATGACAAGCCTTGACGTAAGCATGCTGCTTATATCtgtgtttgtatgtatgtacaGTGATTCTTCCCCACATTGCCAGCGCTTCCTACACCACCCGGAACGCCATGTCTGCGCTTGCTGCCAACAACCTGCTAGCTGGCCTCAGAGGAGAACCTATGCCTAAAGAACTTAAGCTTTAGagcaaaacacaaataaaacagTTAAAGGGACAATTCACCTTAAAatcctaaaaattaaaattcaatTAATGGTTTACTCACCCACACTTTGTTTCCAAACTCTTTATGTGGACCAGATTAAAGTTACTCACTAAGGGGTGCTTTTCCGGACAGGACTTGAGTcaagtcccagactaaaatatGCATGTTTAAGCGgtcttaactgaaaacagcttgcactgacatcaTTTTGTCTCATGATGCACActagtaatgtttttttgtctGTTATGTTTGATAAAACGACTTTATTTACATAGTAAAACCAAGGCCTAGccctggcttaatctaaaccctgtctgggaaactgaccCTAAAAATATTAAGCACCACTAAAGTTTTCAAGTGCATTTCACACATTTACTTGCACATCATGTTccgtcacaaaatatttttatttttaggtgaactattaCTTTACAAGATTAACAATGCTGAGCCCATGTTTGTGAGTACACAGACAAGGTCCACAGTCTGAGATCAATGATCTACAAAGAGCAAACTCAACGAAGTCCAGCCGTCCCGGAGGTCACCCAAAAGTGAAAATTCAaattgttccaaacctgtataaatttctttgttctgccaAAAAAAGttagatattttgagcaatgtttgtaaccaattAGTTTtaaagcaccattgacttccatagtatttttcctttctactatagaagtcaatggtgctcctgcttcctacttaattataaatatcttgctttgtggtaatcagaacaaagacaggtttgcaacaacatgagggttaataatgaattttaatttttaggtgaactatcccttttacaAGACTTGCAGTTTATTATTATACCTGTGTGCCTTTGGTATTTTTGTTTTAagacattaaaatattttttcccatTTCTAatcaaacaaatgaataaatgttattaataaaacaaGGTCTAACATCTCATTTCATTGATGCAAGTACATTTTTTATCCGGtagaaaaaactaatgttaaACACCAACTTGTTGATTTCTTAACTTTTGACATCAGAATTAAGCCTTAGTACAAAAGATGACATTAGGCAGTTGTTTAATTTCTATGGCATTTTTTGTTAcgtttttttctcattttacaGTTGAATTTATTTATACAGTTAACACGTAACATGTACAATACATTTAAGGTCAACTTTTATCTGAAAATCAATGCGAAAGTGATGTTGACATTTTGATACAGTCTATTTTGTTATACGTCCTACAaacagttaaataaacattgatGTTACAAAACACACAGGCACAGTCGTACAATCTAAAGCCATAAAGAATTTCCAATGTCAGATGTAACTTTTTGGTCAAGTATGAGGTTATGAATTACCATAATTATAACCTTTAAGTTGATACAATCTAACAAGATTTCAATTGGCACAATATATACCACATTGTCAACAGCTGTAACAAGTTATTAATACAATCCGATAAAAGACGACAAATGATAAAAGTAGCTTTTTTACAGGTCGGAATGTGTTGATAAAAGCAGCTTTTAAATCTTGTGAACAAATATATACAAACATCCCTCAATACAGTATCAAACACAACATACAAGACAACAATTCTCACAAAACACTAGAACATGACCGTTATGTTACAAACAACTCTAAATAGTTTCCATATTTAATCACAAATACAATGACTGAACATCATCTGTGCATTTACAGCACAGTAAACATGGTTCATTTTTTAACCCACAAATCAAAACATTAAAGCCTTAATGTTGTAAGGTACAAATTTTACATAACCATTCTTATTGTCCTCTGGAAGGGACATTGACATTAACAGCCTttactaaatgtaaatttgtaaaTTTAAAAGAGCTACAAATTT
It includes:
- the grhprb gene encoding glyoxylate reductase/hydroxypyruvate reductase, with amino-acid sequence MMWFSRIAIRRLQRIGVEIAPCTAAGFQRAMSTLPRVYVTRQIPPDGLDILRKSGQVQFEMWDSDDPVPRKELLKKVKGCDGILCVLTEKIDAELLDAAGPNLKVLSTMSVGFDHLSLGELKKRQIRVGYTPDVLTDAVAELTVALLLTTSRRLIEATHEAKTGGWGTWRTMWLCGYELANSTVGILGLGRIGVAIAERLKPFKVKKFIYTDVVPRPELADMIQAEYVSLDELAKQSDFLAVCCALTPETQEICNKNLFGKMKKNAIFINTSRGGVVNQEDLYKALSTGQIAGAGLDVTTPEPLPTNHPLFTLKNCVILPHIASASYTTRNAMSALAANNLLAGLRGEPMPKELKL